GCCGGTCTCCCCGGTCCACACCCTGGCCACGCCGGGCGCGCCCGCGCTGCACCTGCCGGGCGTGATCGCCGAGGCCAACGAGAACACCCTCCCGCCCCGCCGCCGCGGCACCCACGCCGCCCCGGACCCCACGGAACCCGCCGCCCCCGCTTCCACCGATACCGCGGAACCGGCTGCCCCGGCTTCGGCGGATGCCGCGGAACCGGCCGTCCCGGCTGCCGATGCCGCGGATCGGGCCGCTTCCGAGACCGACGCCGCCACGGAGCCCGAGCTCCCGACCGACGCCGCCTCGCCCGCGGAGCCCGTGGTCCCCCCTGCGGACGATGCGTCCGCCGCCGCGCCCGCGGAGCCCGTGGTCCCCGCTTCCGACGCCGATGCCTCCGCAGCCCACGGCGCCGCGGAGCCCGCCGTCGCGGCTTCGGCCGACGCAGAGGCGGAGCCCGCCTTCCGCGTGCCCACCACCACGGTGGCCCCGGTGACGCTGGCCGAGGCCCTCGGCGGCCCCGCCGTCCCGGCCGAGGCCGCGGAGCCGACCGCTGACGCGGAGGCCTCCGTCCCGGCTGCCGCCGAGGCCGGACTGCCCCCGGCCGACCAGGTCTTCACGGCCGAGCCGCCCGCCGTGGCCGGACTGCCCCCGGCGGACCAGATCTTCACCGCCGCACCCCCGGCAGGGGACGTGCCCGCGGACGAGGTCTTCCCGGCGGAGCCCCCGGCAGGGGACGTGCCCGCGGACGAGGTCTTCGCGGCCGAGGCTCCGGCAGGGGACGTGCCCGCGGACGAGGTCTTCCCGGCGGAGCCCCCGGCAGGGGACGTGCCCGCGGACGAGGTCTTCCCGGCGGAGCCCCCGGCAGGGGACGTGCCCGCGGACGAGGTCTTCCCGGCGGAGCCCCCGGCAGGGGACGCGCCTGCGGACCAGGCTTTCCCGGCCGAGCCCCCGGCAGGGCACCTGGCGGAGCAGACCTTCCCTGCCGAGCCCCCCGCAGGGGCCCCGGCAGGGGAGGTGCCCGCAGACCAGGACTTCACCGCCGAGCCCCCCGCAGGGGACCCGCACAGGCATGCCCCCGCCGAAGGCAACTGGCTTCCCCGGCAGGGCAGCCACCCCGCCGACACCGACGACGCCGTCACCGACAAGGGCCTGCCGAAGCGGACCCCGCGCACCGTCACCGCCGGGCCCGCGGACGACGTACGGCCGCCCGAGCCACCGCGCCGGATCGACGCCGACGAACTCCGGCGCCGGCTCGGCGGTTTCTACCAGGGAGCCCAGGACGGACGACGCGTCGTCGCCGCCGAGCTCGCCCAGGACCATGCGCAGGACCAGGGGCAGGGGCACAGCAAGACCGACCAGGGGGACACCGCACAGGAGGCACGCACATGACCGCGCCCAGTACGTACGGACTGAGCACCCAGGCCCGCAACCTGCAATGGCTGCTGACCGACCTGGTCGAGGAGGTGCCCGGCGTCAACTCCGTCGCCGTCGTCTCCTCGGACGGGCTGCTGCTCCTGTCCTCCGACCCGGCGACGGGCGGCGCGGGCGAGCCGCAGACCAAGGCCAGGCCGAAGGGCCCGCGGGGGGCGTCCGCCGACCTCGCCACCATCGTGTCCGGCCTCGGAAGCCTCACCACCGGCGCTGCCGCCCTCATGGACAGCGGCTCCGTCAAGCAGACGATGGTCGCGATGGAGCACGGCTCCGTCTTCGTCATGGCCATCAGCGATGGCTCACTGCTGGGCGTGCACGCCACCCCCGACTGCGACATGAGCGTCGTCGCCTACCACATGGCCCTGTTCGTCGGCCGTGCCGGCCACGTCCTGACCCCCGAAGTCCGCAGCGAGCTGCGCCAGTCGATGGAGAACACCCCGTGAGGAGTACGGCCTCCGACCGGCTGCCGATACGCGGCGCCGACCGCCGCCCCGCCCGCGTCCGCCCGTACTCCCTCACGGGCGGCCGCACCCGGTTCACGCAGGTCCTGAACGTCGAGACCTTCGTCGCCACCCTGGACACCAAGGTGTCGCAGCCGCAGAAGCCCGACCGCATGCCCGAGATGCCCGCCATCGTCGAGGTCTGCCGTCGCATGCGCACGATCGCCGAGATAGCCGCGCTGCTGAAACTGCCGCTCGGTGTGGTCCGCGTGCTCGTCAGCGACCTCGCCGACCAGGGCCGGATACGGGTCTACGGGACCGGCCACGGTACGGGCCGTCCCGAACGCGCGCTGCTCGAAAGGGTGCTCAGTGGTCTTCGCCGTCTCTGATCAGCCGGTGTCGCCGGCCGTGGGCGACGAGCCCGTCCAGCCCTGGCAGTACGACCGTTCCCGCGCGCCCGTCGCCGTCAAGGTGCTGGTCGCGGGTGGCTTCGGCGTCGGCAAGACCACCTTCGTCTCGTCCGTCTCCGAGATCACTCCGCTGCGCACCGAGGCGGTGATGACCCAGGCCAGCGTCCCGACCGACGACCTGTCCGGCACCCCGGACAAGAACACCACCACCGTCGCCATGGACTTCGGCCGCGTCACCCTCGACGACGACCTCGTGCTCTACGTGTACGGGACCCCGGGCCAGGAGCGGTTCTGGTTCATGTGGGACGACCTGGTGCGGGGGGCGATCGGCGGGCTCGTGCTGGCCGACACCCGCAGGCTGCGCGACTCCTTCCCGGCCCTCGACTACTTCGAGAGCTGCGGGCTCCCGTACGCCGTCGCCGTCAACCACTTCGAGGGCTCGCAGTCGTACGAGCCCGAGGACGTGCGCGAGGCGCTCAGCGTCCCGGCCCACGTGCCCGTCGTGATCATGGACGCGAGGCGCCGGCACACCGTGATCGAGTCCTTGCTGGCCCTGGTGGGCCACGCCCTCGACACCACTCCCGAATAGACCCGCGGACCCGCAGACCC
Above is a genomic segment from Streptomyces sp. NBC_01233 containing:
- a CDS encoding roadblock/LC7 domain-containing protein — encoded protein: MTAPSTYGLSTQARNLQWLLTDLVEEVPGVNSVAVVSSDGLLLLSSDPATGGAGEPQTKARPKGPRGASADLATIVSGLGSLTTGAAALMDSGSVKQTMVAMEHGSVFVMAISDGSLLGVHATPDCDMSVVAYHMALFVGRAGHVLTPEVRSELRQSMENTP
- a CDS encoding DUF742 domain-containing protein; this encodes MRSTASDRLPIRGADRRPARVRPYSLTGGRTRFTQVLNVETFVATLDTKVSQPQKPDRMPEMPAIVEVCRRMRTIAEIAALLKLPLGVVRVLVSDLADQGRIRVYGTGHGTGRPERALLERVLSGLRRL
- a CDS encoding GTP-binding protein; amino-acid sequence: MVFAVSDQPVSPAVGDEPVQPWQYDRSRAPVAVKVLVAGGFGVGKTTFVSSVSEITPLRTEAVMTQASVPTDDLSGTPDKNTTTVAMDFGRVTLDDDLVLYVYGTPGQERFWFMWDDLVRGAIGGLVLADTRRLRDSFPALDYFESCGLPYAVAVNHFEGSQSYEPEDVREALSVPAHVPVVIMDARRRHTVIESLLALVGHALDTTPE